In Microbulbifer sp. GL-2, the following are encoded in one genomic region:
- a CDS encoding amidohydrolase family protein has product MNTFKQNKYRHHLLAIAAMALTLPIAATAENANSQEAVKEEQSWDINKPAYEFKPIQLDTRETTWSNLDISPDGKTILFDMLGDIYALPIAGGEAVALTNEIAWNMQPRFSPDGKTIVFISDRDGADNIWLMDRNGENLRQLTTEKENLLHSPNWSPDGQYLVARKGFMSGRSIPAGEIWMYHYGGGEGRQLKERIGGEIAQKNIADPAFSPDGRYVYYSIDTTPGTVWKYNKNSTQEIFAINRYDLQDGEEETFISGPGGAVAPVPSPDGSKLAFIRRQDNQTSLFLKDLDTGLETPVYSGLERDLQEIFGPHGNYVQYDWMPDGESLIVWTGGKFLRISVHGDSVAPIEAHVKVEKQVADAVRFPVDVAPDSFDVKMIRWAQKSPNGKQVAFQALGKIYIQDIDSGKRRRLTRQNDHFEFYPSWSRDGREITYVSWDDQNLGHVRVVSARNGRGKNITSQPGLYVEPTFSPSGDTVAYRRFTGGYLLSPEYSLEPGIYLADTDGDWQRRVVKSGYEPHFGATDERIYFSEYEHADGGKRVLKSTNLEGKDEREHLHGSEITSFRLSPDGKWVAFTQDFKAFVAPFMHTGKSEVIGPNSKAVKVTQVSKRAGENLHWSTDSNTLGWAHGPTLFERELKDAFSFVAGAPEELPEPVSEGINLSFKQSFDNHASLTALVGGNVVTMRDAENTREIIEDGVVLFRGNRIVAVGPAAEIEIPMEAKRIDITGKTVLPGLIDAHAHGAQGREEIIPQQNWNLYSSLAFGVTTIHDPSNDSSEVFSAAELQKAGLITGPRIFSTGTILYGAKGPGYKAKINSLEDAQFHVNRLKEMGAISVKSYNQPRRDQRQQVLQAAREAEMMVVPEGGGKYQHNMNMIVDGHTGIEHSLPIANVYADVEQLWSQTQVGYTPTFVVAYGGLWGEEYWYDRTEVWKNERLTRFTPDFIVNPRSIRRPTAPDAHYNHFNVARQAKQLRDEGVTVHIGAHGQREGLGAHWEMWMMEQGGFTPWEAFRAGTIDGARYLGMDGDIGSIEAGKLADLIVIDGNPLDNLRLSENINYTVINGRVFEAETMNEVGAGERLAFFHERLPISAMPAPTAEAVQEKMERHHWVH; this is encoded by the coding sequence ATGAACACATTCAAGCAGAACAAATACCGGCACCACTTATTGGCAATAGCGGCAATGGCGCTGACCCTGCCCATAGCAGCGACAGCAGAAAACGCCAATAGCCAGGAAGCGGTAAAAGAAGAGCAGTCTTGGGATATCAACAAGCCGGCTTACGAATTCAAACCAATCCAGCTGGATACCCGCGAAACCACCTGGAGCAACCTGGACATCAGCCCCGATGGTAAAACCATCCTGTTTGATATGCTCGGCGATATTTATGCCTTGCCTATAGCCGGTGGCGAGGCTGTGGCCCTGACCAATGAAATCGCCTGGAATATGCAGCCGCGCTTCAGCCCAGACGGCAAAACTATCGTATTTATCAGCGACCGTGACGGCGCCGACAATATCTGGCTGATGGATCGCAACGGCGAGAACCTGCGCCAGTTAACCACAGAGAAAGAGAATCTGCTGCACTCACCAAACTGGAGCCCTGATGGCCAGTACCTGGTGGCGCGTAAAGGCTTTATGTCTGGTCGCAGTATTCCCGCTGGCGAGATCTGGATGTACCACTACGGTGGTGGAGAAGGGCGCCAGTTGAAAGAGCGTATCGGTGGTGAAATCGCGCAGAAAAATATTGCCGACCCGGCTTTCTCCCCAGATGGTCGCTACGTCTACTACTCGATCGATACCACCCCCGGCACCGTTTGGAAGTACAACAAAAACTCCACCCAGGAGATTTTTGCTATCAACCGCTACGATCTGCAGGACGGTGAAGAGGAGACCTTTATCTCTGGTCCCGGTGGTGCAGTTGCACCAGTACCTTCCCCAGACGGCAGCAAACTTGCCTTTATTCGCCGCCAGGACAACCAGACCTCTCTATTTCTGAAAGATCTGGACACTGGCCTGGAAACCCCCGTTTACTCCGGCCTTGAGCGCGATCTACAGGAAATTTTTGGCCCGCACGGCAACTATGTACAATACGATTGGATGCCCGATGGCGAGTCCCTGATCGTATGGACTGGTGGCAAGTTCCTGCGTATCTCCGTACATGGCGACAGCGTTGCACCAATTGAAGCTCATGTAAAAGTCGAGAAGCAGGTAGCCGATGCGGTGCGCTTCCCAGTGGATGTGGCGCCGGATTCTTTTGATGTGAAGATGATCCGCTGGGCGCAAAAATCCCCCAACGGTAAGCAAGTGGCATTCCAGGCCCTTGGCAAGATTTATATCCAGGATATCGACAGCGGCAAACGACGCCGTCTGACCCGCCAGAATGACCATTTCGAATTTTACCCAAGCTGGTCCCGCGATGGACGTGAAATCACATATGTCTCTTGGGATGACCAGAATCTCGGCCACGTGCGAGTGGTTTCCGCACGCAACGGTCGCGGCAAGAATATCACCAGTCAGCCCGGTCTGTATGTCGAGCCCACCTTCTCCCCGAGCGGTGATACCGTAGCTTACCGCCGCTTTACTGGCGGCTACCTGCTTAGCCCAGAGTACTCCCTGGAGCCGGGCATCTATCTGGCTGACACCGACGGCGACTGGCAGCGTCGGGTGGTTAAGTCCGGTTACGAGCCCCACTTTGGCGCCACAGATGAGCGTATTTACTTCTCAGAATACGAGCACGCAGACGGCGGCAAGCGGGTTCTGAAAAGTACTAACCTGGAAGGCAAAGACGAGCGCGAGCATCTGCACGGCTCCGAAATCACCTCCTTCCGCTTGTCTCCAGACGGTAAATGGGTCGCCTTTACCCAGGATTTTAAAGCCTTTGTCGCGCCCTTTATGCACACAGGCAAGTCCGAGGTGATTGGCCCCAATAGCAAAGCGGTTAAAGTTACCCAGGTATCCAAGCGCGCCGGTGAGAACCTGCATTGGTCCACCGATAGCAACACCCTCGGCTGGGCCCACGGACCCACGCTGTTCGAGCGCGAACTGAAAGATGCCTTCAGCTTTGTTGCCGGTGCCCCCGAGGAACTGCCGGAGCCGGTGTCTGAAGGCATCAACCTCAGCTTTAAGCAATCATTCGATAACCATGCAAGTCTTACTGCACTGGTCGGCGGCAATGTTGTCACCATGCGCGATGCTGAGAACACCCGTGAAATTATCGAAGATGGCGTGGTTCTGTTCCGCGGCAACCGCATCGTTGCAGTTGGCCCAGCTGCTGAAATAGAAATTCCCATGGAAGCGAAGCGCATCGACATAACCGGGAAAACTGTACTGCCGGGCCTTATCGACGCCCATGCTCACGGCGCCCAGGGGCGGGAGGAGATTATCCCGCAGCAAAACTGGAACCTGTACTCCAGCCTGGCATTCGGGGTCACTACTATTCACGACCCTTCCAATGACAGCAGTGAGGTCTTTTCCGCTGCGGAATTACAGAAAGCCGGCCTGATTACCGGACCACGTATTTTCTCCACCGGCACCATTCTCTATGGCGCCAAAGGCCCAGGCTATAAAGCCAAGATCAACTCACTGGAAGATGCCCAGTTCCACGTAAACCGACTTAAGGAAATGGGTGCCATCTCGGTAAAGAGCTATAACCAACCCCGCCGCGATCAGCGCCAGCAGGTACTACAGGCTGCCCGCGAAGCCGAGATGATGGTGGTCCCCGAAGGCGGTGGTAAGTACCAGCACAATATGAATATGATTGTGGATGGGCATACGGGTATCGAGCACTCCCTGCCTATCGCCAATGTCTATGCCGACGTAGAGCAGCTGTGGAGCCAAACTCAAGTGGGTTATACACCGACTTTCGTGGTGGCTTATGGCGGTCTCTGGGGTGAGGAGTACTGGTATGACCGCACTGAGGTGTGGAAAAACGAACGCCTGACCCGCTTTACTCCGGACTTTATCGTCAACCCCCGCTCCATCCGTCGCCCCACTGCGCCAGATGCCCACTACAATCACTTTAACGTTGCCCGCCAGGCCAAGCAGTTGCGCGATGAGGGGGTTACCGTACATATCGGCGCCCACGGACAACGTGAAGGACTGGGTGCCCACTGGGAGATGTGGATGATGGAGCAGGGCGGCTTTACGCCTTGGGAAGCCTTCCGCGCCGGCACCATCGACGGTGCGCGATATCTGGGTATGGACGGCGATATCGGCAGTATCGAAGCCGGTAAACTGGCTGACCTAATCGTGATCGATGGCAACCCGCTGGACAATCTGCGCCTTTCAGAAAATATTAATTACACAGTCATCAATGGTCGTGTTTTTGAGGCGGAAACCATGAATGAAGTGGGTGCTGGTGAGCGCCTGGCGTTCTTCCATGAACGCCTGCCTATCAGTGCAATGCCTGCTCCTACTGCGGAAGCAGTACAGGAGAAAATGGAACGCCACCACTGGGTACACTGA
- a CDS encoding NAD-dependent epimerase/dehydratase family protein: MFKRILITGGCGFIGSNLINILTKLRLCDEILVLDNETTGNNASLSQFPHRFIRGM, translated from the coding sequence ATGTTTAAACGCATCCTTATTACAGGCGGTTGTGGTTTCATTGGATCGAATTTGATCAATATTTTAACTAAATTACGTTTGTGTGATGAAATTTTGGTCTTGGACAATGAAACAACAGGAAATAATGCTTCATTATCCCAGTTTCCTCATCGCTTTATAAGGGGGATGTAA
- a CDS encoding NAD-dependent epimerase/dehydratase family protein, whose protein sequence is MCNVDAVVHLAADTGVIDSIKNPVYNFEVNVHGTLNVLEAMRKYSVRSLVNASTGGAIIGDTVPPVHELMPVNPASAYGASKAAAEAYCSAYSQSYGLSITSLRFSNVYGPLSLHKGSVIAAFMKKILRGEPCEIYGDGSQTRDFIFVGDLCQGIIQALSNDQSGVFQLGSGRPTSVNEIITLVRQVTGKNENLNVIYHDFRVGEVRHNFTNISKAKKYLGFDPETKLLNGVKATWDYFISKEDILMGSSNQRILENAD, encoded by the coding sequence ATGTGTAATGTTGATGCTGTTGTCCACTTAGCAGCAGATACTGGTGTTATCGATTCAATAAAAAATCCAGTCTATAACTTTGAGGTAAATGTTCATGGCACATTGAATGTTCTGGAAGCTATGCGTAAATACAGTGTCCGCTCTCTTGTTAACGCTTCAACAGGTGGAGCAATTATTGGAGATACTGTACCACCTGTACATGAATTAATGCCTGTTAATCCTGCATCAGCATATGGGGCATCCAAAGCAGCAGCTGAAGCATACTGTTCAGCTTATTCTCAAAGTTATGGACTTTCTATTACATCTCTGCGTTTTTCAAATGTTTATGGTCCACTTTCTTTACATAAGGGCAGTGTGATAGCTGCCTTTATGAAAAAAATTCTCAGAGGAGAGCCTTGTGAAATTTATGGAGATGGCAGTCAAACGAGAGATTTTATTTTTGTTGGAGATCTATGTCAGGGTATTATCCAAGCGCTAAGTAACGATCAAAGTGGAGTTTTCCAGCTTGGTAGTGGCAGACCAACTTCTGTGAATGAGATAATTACACTAGTGAGACAGGTCACAGGTAAAAATGAAAACCTGAATGTAATTTATCATGATTTTAGGGTTGGTGAAGTTCGCCATAATTTCACTAATATATCTAAAGCAAAAAAATATTTAGGTTTCGATCCAGAGACAAAGTTACTGAATGGTGTTAAAGCTACCTGGGACTACTTTATCAGTAAAGAGGATATTCTGATGGGTAGTTCTAATCAGAGGATCCTAGAGAATGCAGATTGA
- a CDS encoding glycosyltransferase family 4 protein has protein sequence MQIDKFAVEAFPDLNIYAGIESDNNLRVCIATEEILGPVRNGGIASTYYHLAKGLAAHRHEVHVLYLKGETVENETPEYWIEHFASFGVSLHYLVHAQETIVGPSQNWQRRYSAAYRWLIEQDSFDVVHTSEWRGGLIYALMAKKLGLAFQDTLFIIKTSSPHLWNRHYQMQPFAKRELLPASFAEQKCVELGDMVIGGSAHLLCFMRYIGYNLPDKTYVQPNILDFSEVHVDDKRPNRQPGDLVNTQELTFFGRLEMRKGIELFCTALDLLERAGSPPNRVNFLGKYGESLPNQKNEKVADYINRKSSAWSFEVNCITDCNQPEALSFLCSRDMVAVMPSLIENSTMAVYETLENNIPFVATRVGGTPELIAKEDHDACLIAPFAYELAERLKKVLNEGHRIAHSNFDNSHNLKVWYGFHAYLADLFSKYQGRVAVRELLEKKDIVPTVDSEELTSRLEVIVLLREINSVMAFTDALALEQPDAAKFLITDPALENTAYQACKYLQDFGVKSEVVDFIGYPAGVAFDRSLNESQFEACILCDGTASRFINGFCSQLRIALKENQYSFITSFISLPDNKIIMPMGSDTVSEITFGNSIGANVVCIPKSVSSKVGHLLPYDIRYGLLQEYILRASADLGYDLMVIPECYLESECYLEELEDSQSNANSLYLRSMSLIENKNIAYRKLALLPTLQHSGSRLKPALYRDKQRLEQDPVWLVHADRPRKMKNKNAKVVIGLDEKKSHLLCLAKGTGNRQLIVNGELQKISLIENNDDVTLHEFIIPENWDEGEKFNIKFTLKSDDKTHTRFVRIIKLSKNVFAAVSGSPVLSRQSIEEVISKKANWSVFSKNDKYESSDQTDDEIGESGREDNPTINIENNYTEVISFEKKSDEFPEPEYDFAKIIFEQNIATDNEVKSRINIQTLIQKSGSTLQRLIRGYSGTPIKGSIPPRELFAINPRYLEGWAWDRSNITRNLVVVLELNGIDIEETTANRYIERFGTRNPKLAWYGFRFLLTPEMKNENSEIIVRVKENGLILKNGRLRYLKQMLVAM, from the coding sequence ATGCAGATTGATAAATTTGCAGTCGAGGCATTCCCTGACCTCAATATTTATGCAGGTATTGAGTCAGATAATAATCTTCGTGTTTGCATTGCGACGGAAGAGATTTTAGGTCCAGTTAGAAATGGTGGTATCGCATCAACCTATTACCACTTGGCAAAGGGACTGGCTGCTCATCGCCACGAGGTTCATGTTCTCTATTTAAAAGGTGAAACTGTTGAAAATGAAACTCCTGAATATTGGATAGAACATTTTGCCAGCTTTGGAGTTTCTCTTCACTATTTGGTACATGCACAAGAGACAATTGTAGGCCCCTCACAAAATTGGCAACGACGATATAGCGCAGCTTATCGTTGGTTAATCGAGCAGGACTCTTTTGATGTTGTTCATACTTCTGAATGGCGAGGAGGGCTAATTTATGCGTTGATGGCAAAGAAACTCGGGCTCGCATTCCAGGATACGTTGTTCATCATTAAAACTTCCTCTCCGCATCTTTGGAATCGTCATTATCAGATGCAGCCTTTCGCAAAAAGAGAACTTCTACCTGCAAGTTTTGCCGAGCAGAAGTGTGTTGAATTAGGTGATATGGTTATTGGTGGCAGTGCTCATCTGCTATGTTTTATGCGTTATATTGGCTACAACCTGCCTGATAAAACTTATGTACAACCAAATATTCTAGATTTTTCTGAAGTACATGTTGATGATAAACGTCCGAACCGGCAGCCAGGTGATCTTGTCAACACACAGGAGCTTACATTTTTTGGTCGCCTTGAAATGCGTAAGGGTATTGAACTTTTTTGCACAGCGCTTGATCTCCTTGAGCGTGCCGGAAGTCCACCAAACAGAGTGAATTTTCTCGGTAAATATGGTGAGTCTCTTCCCAATCAAAAAAATGAGAAAGTTGCGGACTATATTAATCGAAAATCTTCAGCATGGAGTTTTGAAGTAAATTGTATAACAGACTGCAATCAGCCGGAGGCTCTTTCCTTTCTCTGTTCGCGAGATATGGTAGCTGTAATGCCTTCACTAATTGAAAACTCAACGATGGCGGTATATGAGACATTGGAAAATAATATACCGTTTGTCGCAACACGTGTAGGAGGAACCCCGGAACTTATTGCGAAAGAAGATCATGATGCCTGCCTTATTGCCCCATTCGCTTACGAACTTGCAGAGCGATTGAAAAAAGTACTTAATGAAGGTCATAGAATCGCCCATTCAAATTTTGATAACAGTCATAATTTAAAAGTTTGGTATGGTTTCCACGCTTATCTAGCTGACCTTTTTTCGAAATATCAGGGGCGAGTAGCAGTTAGAGAACTTCTAGAAAAAAAAGACATAGTACCAACGGTTGATTCTGAGGAGTTAACCTCGAGATTAGAAGTTATTGTTTTATTACGAGAAATTAATAGTGTAATGGCATTCACAGATGCTTTAGCGCTCGAGCAACCGGATGCTGCCAAGTTCCTTATTACTGATCCAGCCCTGGAGAACACTGCATATCAAGCATGTAAATACCTTCAGGACTTTGGCGTGAAATCTGAAGTTGTTGACTTCATTGGATACCCTGCTGGAGTTGCATTTGATCGCAGTCTAAATGAAAGTCAGTTTGAAGCTTGCATATTATGTGATGGTACTGCCTCCCGATTTATTAACGGGTTTTGCTCTCAGTTGCGAATCGCACTAAAAGAAAATCAGTATAGTTTTATTACAAGCTTTATCTCCCTTCCAGATAATAAAATTATAATGCCAATGGGAAGTGATACCGTATCGGAAATTACATTTGGAAATTCAATAGGAGCAAATGTTGTCTGTATTCCAAAATCAGTATCAAGTAAAGTTGGCCACTTACTTCCCTATGATATTCGTTATGGTTTATTGCAGGAATATATTTTAAGAGCAAGTGCGGATTTAGGTTATGATTTAATGGTTATTCCTGAATGTTATCTGGAAAGTGAGTGCTACCTAGAAGAACTGGAAGATTCTCAAAGTAATGCTAATTCTTTATATTTGCGTTCGATGTCTTTGATAGAAAATAAAAATATCGCATATCGAAAGCTTGCGCTCCTTCCCACATTACAACATTCTGGGTCCAGATTAAAACCCGCACTCTATCGTGATAAGCAACGATTAGAACAAGATCCTGTTTGGCTCGTTCATGCAGACAGGCCTCGCAAGATGAAAAACAAGAATGCTAAAGTTGTTATCGGACTGGATGAAAAAAAATCTCATCTACTCTGCCTTGCGAAAGGAACCGGTAATAGACAATTAATTGTGAATGGCGAATTGCAGAAAATTTCTTTGATTGAAAACAATGACGATGTCACTCTACATGAATTTATAATTCCCGAAAATTGGGATGAAGGTGAAAAGTTTAATATTAAGTTTACCTTGAAATCTGATGATAAAACTCATACCCGATTCGTTCGTATTATAAAATTATCAAAAAATGTCTTTGCCGCTGTTTCTGGAAGCCCTGTTCTCAGCCGACAGTCGATTGAAGAGGTAATCAGTAAGAAAGCTAATTGGAGTGTGTTTTCAAAAAATGACAAATACGAATCTAGTGATCAAACAGATGATGAAATTGGCGAATCTGGAAGAGAAGATAACCCAACAATAAATATTGAAAATAATTATACAGAAGTTATAAGTTTTGAAAAAAAGTCAGACGAATTTCCAGAACCAGAATATGACTTCGCAAAAATTATTTTTGAACAGAATATAGCTACCGATAATGAAGTTAAGTCGCGAATTAATATCCAGACTCTGATACAAAAATCTGGTAGTACATTACAGCGTTTGATCAGGGGGTATTCGGGAACACCTATTAAAGGCTCAATTCCACCACGCGAACTTTTTGCCATTAATCCTCGTTATCTTGAGGGTTGGGCATGGGATCGTAGCAATATAACGAGAAATCTGGTTGTTGTTCTGGAGCTAAATGGTATTGATATAGAGGAGACTACGGCAAATCGTTATATTGAGCGCTTTGGCACAAGGAATCCAAAGCTTGCCTGGTATGGATTCAGGTTTCTACTAACTCCTGAAATGAAGAATGAAAACTCTGAGATTATCGTTCGTGTAAAAGAGAACGGGTTAATTTTAAAAAATGGTCGCCTACGTTACCTCAAGCAAATGTTAGTCGCGATGTAA
- a CDS encoding glycosyltransferase family 2 protein — protein sequence MKIIKHIEDVNQANYPLICIFRDEIDIFPAFLDHYRSIGVTCFHLVDTGSKDDSCNYLLTQDDVQLYAVNGGYPQANAGVDWVNSIANEFCQGKWTLVVDADEFLWLPKINDELSLAHKTKLMQNELALALYTPLIDFFSDELTTHSVSVKNLDELIAATPNYVSYTKFKTKCIHSFPFFEIRSKARAKISGVTNYLVKSYKIPLVYWRPGFQYIRSTHICSPVPLSDSCGYLLHFKFRSGFKRKLEKELENPDRMNSDVYHISKAIINNQKLIPRHTLDLRDSSGFLESDWLLTPDFLNDWKSKNRSKAYFFQLLTDQKIASESYLADNLNRLTRSFSWRLSRPLRGYLFHRGVLRHDHYPERLQHDHPLADQTIAIYESFWWLITGIFRLPVAIYRAILWHKLRVRRRAK from the coding sequence TTGAAAATCATCAAGCATATTGAGGATGTAAATCAGGCTAATTATCCTTTGATTTGTATATTCCGTGATGAAATTGATATTTTTCCTGCTTTTCTTGACCACTATCGTTCGATAGGTGTTACCTGCTTTCACTTAGTAGATACAGGCAGCAAGGATGATTCCTGTAACTATCTATTAACTCAGGATGATGTTCAGCTTTATGCTGTAAATGGTGGTTATCCTCAAGCTAATGCAGGGGTTGATTGGGTAAACAGTATTGCCAATGAGTTTTGTCAAGGTAAATGGACCTTAGTTGTTGATGCTGATGAGTTTCTTTGGCTTCCGAAAATTAATGACGAATTATCTCTAGCTCATAAAACCAAGCTCATGCAGAATGAGTTAGCACTTGCACTTTATACGCCTTTAATTGACTTTTTTAGTGACGAACTTACAACTCACTCCGTTTCTGTAAAGAATCTCGATGAGTTAATAGCAGCAACACCCAATTATGTCTCCTATACAAAATTCAAGACTAAATGTATTCATTCTTTTCCTTTCTTTGAAATACGTTCAAAGGCGAGGGCAAAAATTTCTGGAGTTACGAATTATTTAGTTAAATCTTACAAGATACCGCTCGTATATTGGCGACCTGGTTTTCAATATATTCGCTCGACCCATATTTGTTCACCAGTACCTTTAAGTGATAGTTGTGGATACCTGCTTCACTTTAAGTTCCGATCTGGGTTTAAGAGAAAACTTGAAAAGGAGCTGGAAAACCCAGATCGGATGAATTCAGATGTTTACCATATCTCAAAGGCTATAATAAATAATCAGAAATTGATTCCCAGGCACACACTTGATTTAAGAGATAGCAGTGGGTTTCTGGAGAGCGATTGGTTATTAACTCCAGATTTTTTGAATGACTGGAAATCTAAAAATCGATCCAAGGCCTACTTTTTTCAATTACTTACGGACCAGAAAATTGCCTCTGAAAGTTATCTTGCTGATAATCTTAATCGTTTAACACGATCTTTTAGTTGGAGACTTAGCAGACCTTTGCGTGGTTATCTGTTTCATCGAGGAGTGTTAAGGCATGATCATTACCCAGAGAGACTGCAACATGATCATCCACTGGCCGATCAAACTATTGCCATCTATGAGTCCTTTTGGTGGCTTATAACTGGGATATTTCGACTACCTGTCGCCATTTATCGAGCAATTCTCTGGCATAAGTTGAGAGTCCGTCGCCGGGCTAAATAG
- a CDS encoding glycosyltransferase — MKELQHDINFEAALKPKSICIITEDIFGPIRNGGIGTAYFHLAIFLQRTGHKVTICFINGLAKNPVKMQSTFNFYKKHNIKFYSVAPQILAKTAMARTMAVPYAAYEWLKPREDQFDIVHVSEWRGLGYIALLAKKLGVAFQNLHFVVKGSSPTLWSAEGNQQFLKEERQLGWVFMERKSAEMADTLICGSSHLFQWMKSNKYELPVRSYFWPNVFLDDLMFSCNVVSAEVTSVTREWVFFGRLEPRKGIILFVNALNALVAKGIKLPAITFLGGHSHRFDAYKFIDENQQDWYTDITFKSDLNALEAVEYLREPGRLAIIPALLENSPIAVYECLAAKIPFIAADTGGTRELVDKSTSDSILFNPNHIALACKLKLYTERLPVPGKKHQRVRDSLQVWEHWHGQEHSILVKKNNSDSSHPLISICVTHFERPDLLIQALKSIDRQTYRNTEVIIVDDGSQSVDVLETLRLIENSYTDRQWKFIYQENSYVGAARNTAASYANGDYLLFFDDDNVMMPEMVEKLVDAAIFADIDCLTCSSIRFSGENEPNALDSKIGTQIRFMGPARAWATKVNIVGDATCLIKTEIFRSHGGYTERYRTGKDDIEFYNKLILAREKISYYPDPLYFYRTSENSMKARNHLQEEADFRQISPYLQDLDVEEKSLLLLREKTKGQNIQKQKVKVDEYRPGILQKGLRRLRKFVRVKV; from the coding sequence ATGAAAGAGCTTCAGCATGATATAAACTTTGAAGCTGCCTTGAAACCTAAAAGTATCTGCATAATTACAGAAGATATTTTTGGACCGATCAGGAATGGTGGAATAGGAACTGCTTATTTTCATCTGGCTATCTTTTTGCAACGCACAGGCCATAAAGTAACAATTTGTTTTATAAATGGATTGGCAAAAAATCCTGTCAAAATGCAGAGTACTTTTAATTTTTATAAAAAACATAATATTAAGTTTTACAGCGTAGCTCCACAAATTCTTGCCAAGACGGCAATGGCTCGTACCATGGCGGTGCCATATGCGGCTTATGAATGGCTTAAACCTCGCGAAGATCAGTTCGATATCGTTCATGTTTCGGAGTGGCGAGGTCTGGGGTATATCGCTTTGCTGGCCAAGAAACTCGGTGTTGCATTTCAAAATTTACATTTTGTTGTAAAAGGCTCATCCCCAACGCTATGGTCTGCTGAAGGTAATCAGCAGTTCCTTAAAGAAGAGCGACAGCTCGGATGGGTCTTTATGGAGAGAAAAAGTGCAGAAATGGCTGACACCCTTATATGTGGTAGCAGCCACCTATTTCAATGGATGAAAAGCAATAAATATGAGCTTCCAGTACGTAGCTATTTCTGGCCAAATGTTTTCCTGGATGACTTAATGTTTAGCTGCAATGTCGTTAGTGCAGAAGTTACATCTGTTACTCGTGAGTGGGTTTTCTTCGGTCGTTTAGAGCCACGCAAAGGAATAATACTTTTTGTAAATGCTCTTAATGCTCTTGTCGCTAAAGGTATTAAGTTACCTGCTATTACCTTCTTGGGTGGCCATTCACACCGGTTTGATGCTTATAAATTTATAGATGAAAATCAACAGGACTGGTATACAGATATAACTTTCAAAAGTGATTTAAATGCGCTGGAAGCAGTAGAGTATTTAAGAGAGCCAGGACGCCTGGCAATCATTCCTGCACTTTTGGAGAATTCCCCGATAGCTGTATATGAGTGTTTGGCAGCCAAAATACCGTTTATTGCAGCAGATACTGGTGGTACGCGTGAATTAGTCGATAAGAGTACTAGTGATAGTATTCTTTTTAATCCAAATCATATAGCACTTGCTTGTAAATTGAAGCTTTATACGGAAAGATTACCTGTGCCTGGAAAGAAACACCAAAGGGTAAGGGATTCTTTACAGGTTTGGGAACATTGGCATGGGCAAGAGCATTCTATTCTTGTTAAAAAAAATAACTCAGATTCGTCCCACCCTCTTATTTCAATATGTGTAACCCATTTTGAGCGCCCAGATCTACTCATCCAGGCTCTTAAAAGCATTGATAGACAAACTTATAGAAATACAGAGGTTATCATCGTTGATGATGGCAGCCAATCAGTAGACGTACTAGAAACTCTCAGACTTATAGAGAATAGTTATACAGATAGGCAATGGAAATTCATATATCAAGAAAACAGCTATGTTGGTGCTGCTCGTAATACTGCTGCGAGTTATGCAAATGGAGATTACCTTCTTTTTTTTGATGATGACAATGTCATGATGCCGGAAATGGTGGAGAAGCTTGTAGATGCTGCGATCTTTGCAGATATTGATTGTCTGACCTGCAGTTCTATCCGTTTCAGTGGGGAAAATGAGCCAAATGCATTAGACAGTAAGATCGGAACCCAAATTCGTTTTATGGGGCCTGCCAGAGCTTGGGCAACAAAGGTGAATATAGTTGGAGATGCTACCTGTCTGATAAAGACAGAAATTTTCCGATCTCATGGAGGTTACACTGAAAGGTATAGAACAGGTAAGGATGATATTGAGTTTTATAACAAGCTTATTCTGGCCAGAGAAAAAATCTCTTATTATCCTGATCCTTTATATTTTTATCGAACCAGTGAGAACTCGATGAAGGCACGAAATCACCTTCAAGAGGAGGCGGATTTTCGTCAGATAAGCCCTTATTTGCAAGATCTGGATGTAGAGGAAAAAAGCCTGCTGTTGCTTAGGGAAAAGACAAAAGGACAAAATATACAAAAACAAAAAGTAAAAGTAGACGAATATAGGCCTGGAATACTGCAAAAAGGTTTACGTAGACTTCGAAAATTTGTCAGGGTAAAAGTTTGA